The DNA window CATGATAAAGGAGTGCTGATACTTACAGGCTACCTCGGCAACAAGTTTGCTCAGGATTTCCCGCTTACAATCTCAGCCAGCATTTGTTTTGAACAGCTTTATGACGGTATTGAAGGGGACAGCGCTTCCAGCACCGAGCTGTACGCATTATTGTCGAGCTTGGCGGAACTGCCTATATACCAGCATTTTGCAGTAACCGGCTCGGTTAATCAAAGAGGTGAGATACAGCCCATAGGTGGAGTGAACGAAAAAATAGAGGGCTTCTTCGAGACTTGCAAGGCCAGGGGCTTAAAGGGGAATGAGGGAGTCATAATACCATGGCAGAATGTCGTCAACCTTATGTTGAAGGATGAGATTGTTGAAGCTGTCAGGGAGGGCAAGTTCCATGTATATCCGATCAAGAGCATAGATGAGGGTATAGAAATTCTTACTGGTGTGACCGCAGGAAACAGGGATGAGAATGGAAATTATCCAGAAGATACTGTGTATTACAATGTACAGAAGAAAATTGAGAAGTTTGCCAGAATTGCTGAGGAATTTGAGGAACCGGAACAAGAGCAAAAGGTATAAAGGAGTTAGGCTGCATGACATGCAGCCTTTTATATTTGTGCTAAATCGTCAAATAAGAGCAAGTCACTTATGTATATCCACTCACACAATATAAGCTTTGGACAGAATTAGAGCTTGATACGCAATAAAATCCTAACGCGCATAAACCCAACGTCCTGTTGGTATGCGCTAGGTTTACATCACGTAAACCTTACGGATTTTCCTGCATATCAAGTTCTATTCTGTTACCCAAAGACTTATAAGTGTTCGCGGACATACATAAGTTAATGCTCCCCTAAATCGTTACATAGCTTTTATCTTCTTGACAGCTAATTGGTAAGACAGCCATATCAATAGCCTAAGTATGCTTATACGGAAATTGTCAATGGCACTTATGAACGTAGCCTTAGAAAAGCCGTATACGAGGCAGGACGCCGAGTAAGCCTTCCAGGGTCAAGGATGGCCTTTGGAAGGCGTTAGGCTTTTCTTAGGCGTAGTGAATTAGTGCCATCAATTTTTGTATACTCATGTGTGGCTATGATATGGTTGTCCTTATTTTGGATATCTTCTTAACCCTCCCCCAAAGTCTGGCTAAATTTGGCTGGCTACTTTTTTTTTACTACATATAAGGTATAATAAGGATATGATTCAAAATGTCCGAATATATGGAATAAATTCTTAATCAGGAGTGATTCAATTGCCAAGTATCTTTACAGCTGATACAGGGGCTCTTGTATATGCGCACAGAGGGGCTTCGGGCTATGCGCCTGAAAATACCATGGCGGCCTTTAAGATGGCCGTGGAGCTGGGAAGCAGCGGTATAGAGTGCGATGTGCAGATGACAAAGGATGGAAGGCTTGTCGTATGTCATGATGAAACCTTGGATAGGACTACCAAGGTCAAAGGCTATATAAAGGATTTGAATTATGACGAGATAAGGGAGTTGGATGCTGGGAGCTGGTTTGACAGCAAATTCAGGAACGAAAGGATACCACGGCTTTTAGAGCTGCTTGAGCTGGTAAAAGATACTGGACTGCTCCTCAATATTGAGGTGAAAAGCGGTATAGTGCAATACCCCGGAATAGAACAAAAGGTTTTGGCTGAGGTGGCGGCTTTCGGACTTCAGACTAAGGTTATAATATCCTCCTTCAATCATTACTCTATAAAGGAGTGCAAGGATATAAACCCTTCTGTCAAAACGGGGGCATTATATATGGAAGGCCTTTTTGAGCCTTGGAACTACATGAAGTCCCTGGGCTGCGAATGCGCTCATCCATTTTATATGGCCTTGGTGCCTGCGATTGCAAAAGAGCTTAAAGCGAGAGGCTATATTATAAATGTTTTCACTGTAAATGATCCAAAGATAGCGTTAGAACTTGTGAAAATGGGTGCTGACGGCATTATAACGAATTATCCCGATAGGATGCTAAAGGCTTTGAAAATAACAAATTATCCCGATAGAATACTAAAGGCTTTGAGAAAATAGAGAGGGGAGTGCTTTTCATACTGGCATTTATATGCATTACCTATGTGAAAAAGGGAGAATATAAGGCGATGGGCAATGGGCACGAGGTTGCGGGGTTACGAGGAGATACGAGACTCGAGACCCGAAGATTTAAGCCGGACTTCGAAGACTTACCCAGGCAAG is part of the Clostridia bacterium genome and encodes:
- a CDS encoding glycerophosphodiester phosphodiesterase, which produces MPSIFTADTGALVYAHRGASGYAPENTMAAFKMAVELGSSGIECDVQMTKDGRLVVCHDETLDRTTKVKGYIKDLNYDEIRELDAGSWFDSKFRNERIPRLLELLELVKDTGLLLNIEVKSGIVQYPGIEQKVLAEVAAFGLQTKVIISSFNHYSIKECKDINPSVKTGALYMEGLFEPWNYMKSLGCECAHPFYMALVPAIAKELKARGYIINVFTVNDPKIALELVKMGADGIITNYPDRMLKALKITNYPDRILKALRK